Below is a window of bacterium DNA.
GAGGCAATTTGGCGCAGCCTGTCCCGCTCCAGAATCACAAGGACCCGGTGGTCCACGGCAAGAAGGCCTTCATCCCGGAACCGGTTGATGAGCGACGTGATCGTTTCCCTGGTGGATCCTACCATGTGAGCGAGATCCTGATGGGTCAGCCGCAAGGAAAGGCGGATCCCTTGGTTATGTGGTTCACCGTACTCCTCCCCAAGGCGGAGGAGCAACGCCGCCAGCCGCCCCGGGACGCTGCGGAGCGCCAGGTCTTCAATCTCCTGCTCCGCCGCCCGCAATCGCCGTGCCAGCACCCGAATGACCCGGACGCCGACCTCCGGGGTGCGCCGCAGAATCTCCTCAAACAGGGTCCGGTGCAGGGTGCAGACCACAGCGTGATCGAACGCCTCGACATGCGAGGGCACCGGCGCCTCGGGTGGGGCGAGCTC
It encodes the following:
- a CDS encoding Crp/Fnr family transcriptional regulator; protein product: MSKHPGNMSTLNRFDKVWYLRQTGLFDRLGESELQRIAEMSRMREFPRGALILGPNSDPDLIYLVKAGRVKISTFSPDGKEQILALLERGDVFGELAPPEAPVPSHVEAFDHAVVCTLHRTLFEEILRRTPEVGVRVIRVLARRLRAAEQEIEDLALRSVPGRLAALLLRLGEEYGEPHNQGIRLSLRLTHQDLAHMVGSTRETITSLINRFRDEGLLAVDHRVLVILERDRLRQIASRGAILSR